From the Candidatus Methylomirabilota bacterium genome, the window TCGCGCTGTTCTTCGAGGAGGAGGCCGCGGCGCTGGCGCGGGCCCGCGGCGCAATCGGCTACGCCGCCTATCCGGTGCCGCAGCGCGAGCGCGATCTGCTGTTCGTGGAGTCGCGTTACAGTCGCGTTACGTGATCAGCCCGTAGAACTTCCCCGCGTTCTCGCAGACGATCTTCCGCACCGTGGCGGGCGGCAGGTGGCCGAACTGCTCCTCGATGTACTTCGAGGACTCGGGCCAGACACCGTCGCCGTGGGGATAGTCCGAGCCCCACATGAGCGTGTCCTCGCCGATCTCCTCGACAAGGCGAGTGCCGATGCGGTCGAACTGAAAGGTCGCCTTGCACTGCCGCTTCCAGTAGTCGCTGGGGCGCATCGTGAGGCCGAGGTCGTGGAAGCGGTCCTCACACTCGAAGTCCATGCGATCGAGCGCGTAAGGCAGCCAGCCGATGCCGCTCTCGCCGAACGAGATGCGCAGGCGCGGGTAGCGCTCGAGCACCGCGCTGCCGATGACGGCGGCGAGGATGTTGATCAGGTTCATCTGGAAGCCCGACACGCTGGTGAACATGGCGGCGCGCCGGGTGAGGCCGGTCGCCTTCTCGCGCACGCTGGGCGGCATCGTAGGGAAGGTGTGGAAGTGCAGCGGGAGATCCACCTCGTTCACCGCCTCCCAGAGCGGCTCCCACGCGGGATGCCACATGGGCTCCATGTCCCACGAGCACGAGAGCTCCAGCCCGCGCAGCCCGAGCTTGGCGACTCGGTGAATCTCTGCGACCGCCGCGCCGATGTCGCCATAGGGCAGGCACGCGAGCCCGATCTGCCGGTCCGGGTAGTGGCGACAGAAGTCGCGCAGCCAGTCGTTGTAGATGCGGAACATCTCCGCGGCCGCCTCGTGGTCACCCAGGCGCGTGGCCGCGCCGAGGATCCCGAAGATGATCTCGGCCTGCACGCCATCCCGCTCCATGTCCTGAATCCGAAGGTGCGGGTCCGTGGGACGGTAGACGCCGCGCTTGCCATCGTCGTAAAGACCGGTAGACGCCATGACGTCCGCGCGGTAGTGCATGCCCGCCACGTACTTCTGCCCGGAGGGCCCCACGCCGCCCACCAGGCCGAAGGCGGCGCCGTTCTTCGCCGTCCAGCACGGCCCGTCCGGTCCGTCGGTGACGTAGGGCATGCGCTCCTTGAGCGCGGCGGTGGCATTGCTCGTGAATAGGTCGGCGGGAATCCACGGCATGTCGATGTGGCAGTCGGCGGAGATGCGCGTGTAGTTCATGGCTTGAGCCTCAGCTCCTCGTACGGCGCGGAATAGGGAAAGTAGGGGATGAGCGCGAGCCCCGGCTCCTCCACGCGCGGCCCCACGCCGCGGATGAAGCCATTCTCCCAGATGGGGGCGTATGCCGCGCGCTCGTAGAGCAGGCGCTGGATCTGATGGAGCAGCTCCTCGCGCTTCTTCCGATCGGTCTCGCGTGCCTGCCGCTCGTAGAGGTCCTGCACCTCCGGGAGCACACCCGCCGCGTAGGGCGCGCCCTTCACGGCGAGGATCTGGAGGCGCGAGGCCGCGTTGCCCGCGGGGCCGAGCCCGCCGAACACCACGCCCTTGAGCTTCCCCTCCCGCCAGGCCGAGAAGAAGGCCGCGCGCTCCATGGTCCGGATCCTCATGCGGATGCCGACGGCGCTGAGATTGGCCACGATCGCCTCGCCCGCGCCCTCGTAGGGTGGCGCGATCGTGAACTCGCCGCCGTCGAAGCCGCGCGGGTACCCCGCCTCCGCGAGCAGCCGCTTCGCGCGCGCGGGATCGTAGGGATCGGGCTCGATGGTCAGCGCGAAGTCCATCGAGCGCGGCACCACGTTGCCGGTGAGCCCCGCGTAGCCGAGCTGCTCCGCCTGGTTGAGCGTCGGGCGGTCCACCGCCAGGCTCGCCGCCCGGCGCACGCGCGGATCGCGCCACGGCGAGGCCTGGTCCCACTGATCGCGGAAGTCGAGGAAGAAGATCGCGTTGCTGCGCACCGCCATGAGCTTGAGGCCGGGCGTGCGCCGCACCTCCTCGGCCACCGGGCCGTTGAGGAAATAGGCGATGTCCACGTCGCCCTTCTTGAGCGCGGCGCCCCGCGTGGTCTCGTCGGGCAAGCTTCTGAGGACGAGCCGCTTCACGCGTGGCGTCTTTCGCCAGTACCCCTCGAACGCCTCGAAGACCATCTCCACGCCGGGCGTGACGCTGACCACCTTGTAGGGACCCGCGCCGATGGGCGCCTTCTTGAAGCCCTCGTCGCCCACCTTCTCCACGTACTTCCGGGGCACCACCCAGCCCGCGCTGCTCGCGGTGGTGCCGTAGAAGGTGAGGAAGTCCGGCCACGGGTCCTTCAACCTGAACTGCACGCGGTTCGCGTCGAGGGCGCGCACCTCCTTCACCTTGTCCTTGAGGACGTCGGCGAACGCGCCCTTGTAGCGCTCGAAGGAGAACTTCACATCGTCCGCCGTCACCGGCTCGCCGTTGTGGAAGCGAACCCCGCTCCGCAGCCGGAAGTCGTAGACGAGCCCGTCCGGTGACACCGTCCACGACTCGGCGAGGCTCCCCGTGGTCGGCCCCGCGGGCATCGGCTTCACCAGCGCGTCGTGCACCGCGTAGAAGATCATGAAGGGCGTGATCGTGCCCTCGTTCTCCCCGGGATCGAGCCAGCGCGGCGCGAGCGTGAAGTGCACGGCCCAGGTCATCTGCCCGGCCGGCGGCGGATCGGCGGCGGCCGCGGGCGCGGCGTACAGCCCCTGGAGCAGGAGGACGAGAGCGAGCAAGCCGAGCCGTGGCGTCATGAACCCCCTCCCCCTCAGCCCCTCCCCGGCGCTGGGTGGGCCCATGATAAGCCACTGGGCTAGAATCCTCCTGCCCCATGACGCCGACACCACCGGAGACGCGCCCCTTCCAGGTCTTCCGCGGCGGCCGCGTGCTCAGCCTGCCCGAGCATCGCGGCGAGCCAGCCGACGTGCTGCTGGAAGGCGCGACGATTCGCGAGGTCGGCCCGCCGGGCCTCGCCACGCCCGCCGATGCCCAGGTGATCGACGCGCAAGATCGCCTGCTCATGCCCGGGCTGATCAATGCGCATACCCACGCGCACGGGACGCTCGGCAAGGGGCTCGCCGGCGATCGCTGGTCGCTCGAGCTGCTGCTGAACGCCAACCCCAGCGTGGCCGCCGAGCGCACGCTCGAGGACAAGCGCCTCTGCTCGACGCTCTCCGCGGTCGAGATGATCCGCAAGGGGGCCACGGCCTGCTTCGATCTCTTCGTGGAGTTTCCCGCGGCGACCGTCGACGGTATGCTCGCGGTGGGCGAGGGCTACCGCGACGCCGGGCTCCGCGCGGTGGTAGCGCCGATGATCAGCGACCGCACGCTCTACGCCGCCATCCCGGGCTTGCTCGACGCGCTTCCCGAAGCGGAGCGTGAGCGGCTCCAGCACATTCAGGCCGCGCCCACGGAGACGACGCTCGCCACCTGCGCCGAGGTCCTCCGCCGCTGGCCCTTTGACCGCGACCGGCTGCGCCCCGCGCTTGGCCCCACCATCCCGCTGCACTGCACCGACGAGCTCCTCACCGGCTGCCGCGATCTCGCGCGCGAGTGGGGCGCACCGCTCCAGACCCATCTGGCGGAGTCGCGCGTGCAGGCGGTGGCGGGTCCGGCGCGCTATGGTAAGAGCCTCACCGCGCATCTCGACGCGCTCGGCCTTCTCGGCCCCGGCTTCAGCGCGGCGCACGGAGTGTGGATCAGCCCCGACGACATCCGCCGCCTCGCCGATCGCGGCGCCGCCGTCTCGCACAACCCGCTGAGCAATCTCCGCCTCGGCGCCGGCATCGCGCCCGCCCATGCGATGCACGCAGCCGGCGTGCGCGTGGCGATCGGCACCGACGGCGCCAACACCTCGGACTCGCAGAGCGTGTTCGAGGCCATGCGCGCCGCCGCTTATCTTTCACGTGGGCGCAGTCTCGATCCGCGAGAGTGGCTCTCGGTAGGCGACGTGTTCCAGATGGCCACAATGGGCGGCGCGGCGCTGCTCGGCCTGCCCGGGATCGGCCGCATCGCGGCGGGCTACCAAGCCGACCTGGTGATGCTCGATCTCCGCCACGTGAGCTATCTTCCCCTGCACGATCCGCTCCTGCAGGTGGTGGGCGGCGAGAGCGGGCTCGCCATCGAGGGCGTGATGATCGGGGGCCGATGGGCGCTCCGCGACGGGCGCGTGCTCACGGTGGACGAGGAGCGGCTGCGCGCCCGGGTGCACGAGGCATCGGCCCGTCTCACGCCGGGCATCCGGAGCCGGATCGCTCTCTCCAAGGCCCTCGAGCCCTATCTCGACGCCTTCTGCCTGGCCCAGTCCCAGCGGCCGCTCCAGATGTGATACGTTCGCCCCCGGTCGACCCTTCACCCAATCGGAGACTCAGGAC encodes:
- a CDS encoding amidohydrolase family protein, whose product is MNYTRISADCHIDMPWIPADLFTSNATAALKERMPYVTDGPDGPCWTAKNGAAFGLVGGVGPSGQKYVAGMHYRADVMASTGLYDDGKRGVYRPTDPHLRIQDMERDGVQAEIIFGILGAATRLGDHEAAAEMFRIYNDWLRDFCRHYPDRQIGLACLPYGDIGAAVAEIHRVAKLGLRGLELSCSWDMEPMWHPAWEPLWEAVNEVDLPLHFHTFPTMPPSVREKATGLTRRAAMFTSVSGFQMNLINILAAVIGSAVLERYPRLRISFGESGIGWLPYALDRMDFECEDRFHDLGLTMRPSDYWKRQCKATFQFDRIGTRLVEEIGEDTLMWGSDYPHGDGVWPESSKYIEEQFGHLPPATVRKIVCENAGKFYGLIT
- a CDS encoding ABC transporter substrate-binding protein; this translates as MTPRLGLLALVLLLQGLYAAPAAAADPPPAGQMTWAVHFTLAPRWLDPGENEGTITPFMIFYAVHDALVKPMPAGPTTGSLAESWTVSPDGLVYDFRLRSGVRFHNGEPVTADDVKFSFERYKGAFADVLKDKVKEVRALDANRVQFRLKDPWPDFLTFYGTTASSAGWVVPRKYVEKVGDEGFKKAPIGAGPYKVVSVTPGVEMVFEAFEGYWRKTPRVKRLVLRSLPDETTRGAALKKGDVDIAYFLNGPVAEEVRRTPGLKLMAVRSNAIFFLDFRDQWDQASPWRDPRVRRAASLAVDRPTLNQAEQLGYAGLTGNVVPRSMDFALTIEPDPYDPARAKRLLAEAGYPRGFDGGEFTIAPPYEGAGEAIVANLSAVGIRMRIRTMERAAFFSAWREGKLKGVVFGGLGPAGNAASRLQILAVKGAPYAAGVLPEVQDLYERQARETDRKKREELLHQIQRLLYERAAYAPIWENGFIRGVGPRVEEPGLALIPYFPYSAPYEELRLKP
- a CDS encoding amidohydrolase; this encodes MTPTPPETRPFQVFRGGRVLSLPEHRGEPADVLLEGATIREVGPPGLATPADAQVIDAQDRLLMPGLINAHTHAHGTLGKGLAGDRWSLELLLNANPSVAAERTLEDKRLCSTLSAVEMIRKGATACFDLFVEFPAATVDGMLAVGEGYRDAGLRAVVAPMISDRTLYAAIPGLLDALPEAERERLQHIQAAPTETTLATCAEVLRRWPFDRDRLRPALGPTIPLHCTDELLTGCRDLAREWGAPLQTHLAESRVQAVAGPARYGKSLTAHLDALGLLGPGFSAAHGVWISPDDIRRLADRGAAVSHNPLSNLRLGAGIAPAHAMHAAGVRVAIGTDGANTSDSQSVFEAMRAAAYLSRGRSLDPREWLSVGDVFQMATMGGAALLGLPGIGRIAAGYQADLVMLDLRHVSYLPLHDPLLQVVGGESGLAIEGVMIGGRWALRDGRVLTVDEERLRARVHEASARLTPGIRSRIALSKALEPYLDAFCLAQSQRPLQM